The following are from one region of the Actinoplanes sp. L3-i22 genome:
- a CDS encoding bifunctional [glutamine synthetase] adenylyltransferase/[glutamine synthetase]-adenylyl-L-tyrosine phosphorylase, giving the protein MTRPTRLARYGFADNGAALLGGQGLRLWGAEHGPVSTEAAELIHALSRAADPNLALRQFHRLVDSVSRAAERANGGRPTGPTGEITENAATRELIDELFRDHGLRRRLVAVLGASSTLGDHLVANEQEWRTLATTKSGLPPDPEGHLELDAPTVPALRRAYRISLLRIAAADLTGGRGLEPTMAALSTLADETLAAAYTIALAGLPDGTPEPRLAVVAMGKCGGNELNYVSDVDVIFVAAGDDDLPAGTTIAARLMEICGQVAWPVDAALRPEGSRGPLVRTLASHQAYYRRWARTWEFQALLKARPAAGDLALAQEWLADLAPLVWHAAERPEAVADVRDMRRRIIDNVPAKELDREIKRGPGGLRDIEFAVQLLQLVHGRVDETLRLPGTLPALRALVTGGYVGRQDGETLLRGYRFLRAVEHRLQLQHLKRTHTVPDDPAGLRWLAAALGYTALPGQDAVEAFRSDWVGHAANVRRLHVKLLYQPLLEAVARVPAEALRMTPESARKRLEILGFADPAGALRHLEALTGGVTRTSAIQRTLLPMLLQDFSDAPEPDRGLLNYRQVSDKLGSTPWYLRLLRDGGPVARRLARVIGLSRYATDLLTRDPEALRLLADDPELRPRSKEKLLDGFAAAAERHTDPVKAIAAVRALRRRELFRLACADILSQAGDLAPAQPIDVHQLGAALSAVTDATLNAALLIARRSKPGPPGMRFAIIGMGRLGGYEMSYPSDADVLFVFEGSGAPGEEAAAHAIAEEVRRLLNAPAPDPALGIDADLRPEGRQGPLVRSLQAYQQYYDRWSKLWEAQALLRARFVCGSAELGRAFEQLADTKRYPGNGLSREQVVEIRRIKARVETERLPRGADPNTHTKLGRGGLADVEWAVQLLQLQHAHEVPALRCTATLEALTAAREHDLVTPADADEMAAGWTLAAQVRNALTLVRGRPNDQLPAHGVELAGTVLLLGGGDPGEFVDRYLRITRRSRAAMERVFS; this is encoded by the coding sequence GTGACCCGGCCGACCAGGCTGGCGCGGTACGGCTTCGCCGACAACGGGGCCGCCCTGCTCGGCGGGCAGGGCCTGCGGCTGTGGGGCGCGGAGCACGGCCCGGTCAGCACGGAGGCGGCCGAGTTGATCCACGCCCTGTCCCGGGCCGCCGACCCGAACCTGGCGCTGCGCCAGTTCCACCGCCTGGTCGACTCGGTGTCCCGGGCCGCCGAGCGGGCCAACGGCGGCCGCCCCACCGGCCCGACCGGCGAGATCACCGAGAACGCGGCGACCCGCGAGCTGATCGACGAGCTGTTCCGCGACCACGGGCTGCGCCGCCGCCTGGTCGCGGTGCTCGGGGCGTCGTCCACGCTCGGCGACCACCTGGTCGCCAACGAGCAGGAGTGGCGCACCCTGGCCACCACGAAGAGCGGGCTGCCGCCGGACCCGGAGGGCCACCTCGAACTGGACGCGCCGACCGTGCCGGCGCTGCGCCGGGCGTACCGGATCTCGCTGCTCCGGATCGCCGCCGCCGACCTGACCGGCGGGCGCGGCCTGGAGCCGACGATGGCCGCGCTGTCCACGCTCGCCGACGAGACGCTGGCGGCGGCGTACACGATCGCCCTGGCCGGCCTGCCCGACGGCACCCCGGAGCCACGCCTCGCGGTGGTCGCGATGGGCAAGTGCGGGGGCAACGAGCTGAACTACGTCTCCGACGTCGACGTGATCTTCGTGGCCGCCGGCGACGACGACCTGCCGGCCGGCACCACGATCGCGGCCCGGCTGATGGAGATCTGCGGCCAGGTGGCGTGGCCGGTGGACGCCGCGCTGCGCCCCGAGGGCAGCCGTGGCCCGCTGGTCCGGACGCTCGCCAGCCACCAGGCGTACTACCGGCGCTGGGCCCGCACCTGGGAGTTCCAGGCGCTGCTCAAGGCCCGCCCGGCGGCCGGTGACCTGGCGCTCGCGCAGGAGTGGCTGGCCGACCTGGCGCCGCTGGTCTGGCACGCCGCCGAGCGGCCCGAGGCGGTCGCCGACGTCCGCGACATGCGCCGCCGGATCATCGACAACGTGCCGGCCAAGGAGCTGGACCGGGAGATCAAACGCGGGCCCGGCGGGCTGCGCGACATCGAGTTCGCGGTGCAACTGCTGCAGCTGGTGCACGGCCGGGTCGACGAGACGCTGCGGCTGCCGGGCACCCTGCCGGCCCTGCGCGCGCTGGTCACCGGCGGCTACGTGGGCCGGCAGGACGGCGAGACGCTGCTGCGCGGGTACCGGTTCCTGCGCGCCGTCGAGCACCGCCTGCAGCTGCAGCACCTGAAGCGGACGCACACCGTCCCGGACGACCCGGCCGGCCTGCGCTGGCTCGCCGCCGCCCTCGGCTACACCGCGCTGCCCGGCCAGGACGCCGTCGAGGCGTTCCGCTCCGACTGGGTCGGGCACGCCGCCAACGTCCGGCGCCTGCACGTCAAACTGCTCTACCAGCCGCTGCTCGAAGCGGTGGCCCGGGTGCCGGCCGAGGCGCTGCGGATGACCCCGGAGTCGGCCCGCAAACGGCTGGAGATCCTCGGCTTCGCCGACCCGGCCGGCGCGCTGCGGCACCTGGAGGCGCTGACCGGCGGCGTGACCCGCACCTCGGCGATCCAGCGGACGCTGCTGCCGATGCTGCTGCAGGACTTCTCCGACGCCCCCGAGCCGGACCGTGGCCTGCTCAACTACCGGCAGGTCTCCGACAAACTGGGCAGCACGCCCTGGTACCTGCGGCTGCTGCGCGACGGCGGCCCGGTCGCCCGGCGGCTGGCCCGGGTGATCGGCCTCTCCCGGTACGCGACCGACCTGCTCACCCGCGACCCGGAGGCGTTGCGCCTGCTCGCCGACGACCCGGAGCTGCGGCCCCGGTCCAAGGAGAAGCTGCTGGACGGGTTCGCCGCGGCGGCCGAACGGCACACCGACCCGGTCAAGGCGATCGCCGCGGTCCGCGCCCTGCGCCGCCGCGAGCTGTTCCGGCTGGCCTGCGCGGACATCCTGAGCCAGGCCGGCGACCTGGCCCCGGCCCAGCCGATCGACGTGCACCAGCTCGGGGCGGCGCTGTCCGCGGTCACCGACGCGACGCTGAACGCGGCGCTGCTGATCGCCCGCCGGTCGAAGCCGGGGCCGCCGGGGATGCGGTTCGCGATCATCGGGATGGGCCGGCTCGGCGGGTACGAGATGAGCTACCCCTCGGACGCGGACGTGCTGTTCGTCTTCGAGGGCTCCGGCGCCCCCGGGGAGGAGGCCGCCGCGCACGCCATCGCCGAGGAGGTGCGCCGGCTGCTCAACGCGCCCGCCCCCGACCCGGCCCTGGGCATCGACGCCGACCTGCGCCCCGAGGGCCGGCAGGGTCCGCTGGTCCGCAGCCTGCAGGCGTACCAGCAGTACTACGACCGCTGGTCGAAGCTGTGGGAGGCGCAGGCGCTGCTCCGGGCCCGGTTCGTCTGCGGGTCCGCCGAGCTCGGCCGGGCCTTCGAGCAGCTCGCGGACACCAAGCGGTACCCGGGCAACGGGCTCAGCCGCGAGCAGGTGGTGGAGATCCGCCGGATCAAGGCGCGCGTGGAGACCGAGCGGCTGCCCCGCGGCGCCGACCCGAACACGCATACCAAGCTGGGCCGCGGCGGGCTGGCCGACGTCGAGTGGGCGGTCCAGCTGCTGCAGTTGCAGCACGCGCACGAGGTGCCGGCGCTGCGCTGCACGGCGACCCTGGAGGCGCTCACCGCCGCCCGCGAGCACGACCTGGTCACCCCGGCGGACGCGGACGAGATGGCGGCCGGCTGGACGCTGGCCGCGCAGGTGCGCAACGCGCTGACGCTGGTGCGCGGCCGGCCGAACGATCAGCTGCCGGCGCACGGGGTGGAGCTGGCCGGGACGGTGCTGCTGCTCGGCGGGGGCGACCCGGGCGAGTTCGTGGACCGTTACCTGCGGATCACCCGGCGGTCGCGGGCCGCGATGGAGCGGGTCTTCTCATAG
- a CDS encoding MarR family winged helix-turn-helix transcriptional regulator: MPDEDPLALEQQVCFALSVAARSVVAIYRPLLEPMGLTHPQYLVMLALWGEAPLSVRRLSELLALDPATLSPLLKRLEAIGYLRRERDPADERSLAITLTTSGQALRAEALKIPPAVVARLGMPIEDLKRLHASLTQVIAAAL, from the coding sequence GTGCCTGACGAGGACCCCCTGGCCCTGGAGCAGCAGGTCTGCTTCGCGCTGTCGGTCGCGGCCCGCAGCGTGGTGGCGATCTACCGACCGCTGCTGGAGCCGATGGGCCTGACCCACCCGCAATATCTGGTGATGCTCGCCCTCTGGGGCGAGGCGCCGCTCTCCGTGCGCCGGCTCAGCGAGCTGCTGGCGCTCGACCCGGCGACGCTCTCGCCGCTGCTCAAGCGCCTGGAGGCGATCGGCTACCTGCGCCGCGAGCGGGACCCGGCCGACGAGCGCAGCCTCGCGATCACGCTGACCACGAGCGGTCAGGCGCTGCGCGCCGAGGCGCTGAAGATCCCACCGGCCGTGGTCGCCCGCCTCGGCATGCCGATCGAGGACCTGAAACGGCTGCACGCCTCGCTGACCCAGGTGATCGCGGCGGCGCTATGA